In Pseudomonas campi, the sequence GTCGAGTTGATCGACGGAGCCGACGCCAGCTTGCATGTAACCATGCGCGAGTACGGCGACCTGCCGTTGTTCATCGCCGTGTTCGGCGAGCAGATCATCGTCGAGGCGCTGCTCTGGCCGCTGGCCGATGTGCGCGATGCGGCTGCCTTCAATGAGGAAGTGCTGCGCAGCCATAAGCTGTTTCCGCTGTCCTGCATTGGTTTGGAAACGCTGCCGGACGGGCAGGCTTGCTACACCATGTTTGGTGCGTTGAGTGCCAGTTCGATCCTGGCCAACGTGGTGCAGGAAATCGAGTTGCTGGCGGACAACGTGATCAAGGCCACCGAAGCCTACGAAGGCTTCCTCAAGGCCAGTGCCTAAAGCCACTGTGAAGGAGAAATGCTGATGAACGTCTGGAGCAAATTGCTGACGGCGCTGCGCGGCGGTGCCAACGAAGTGGGTGAGGCAGTGGTCGATGGTCAGGCCCTGCGTATTCTCGATCAGGAAATCCGCGATGCCGACCTGGAGCTGCGCAAGTCCAAGGAAGCCCTGGCAGAGATCATGGCCAAGCAGAAGCTGGCTGCCGATCGTGCCGAGAAAAGCGCAACCAAGGTCGCCGAGTACGAGCAGTACGCGCTGAAAGCCCTGGAAGCCGACAACGAGGCTTTGGCCAAGGAGGTGGCTGGCAAGATCGCCAACCTCGAGGTCGAACTGGCCAGCGAGCGCGAGCAGGCCGATGGTTATGCGGCCAGTGTGGCGCAGCTACGCAAGGCGGTTAGCCAGGCCGAGGCCAATATCAAGCGTCTGAAGCAACAGGTGGATACGGTCAAGGCCACCGAGAGCGTACAGAAGGCACAGATGGCCGTGGCTCAGCGCTACGGTGGCTCGCAGGCCAAGCTGCATACCGCGGTCGAATCGCTGGAGCGGATCAAGCTGAAGCAGGCCGAGCGCGCGGCGGTGATGGAGGCAACGGCCGAACTGGCTGAGGCCGTCAGCCTGGACGACTCGCTGGAAGCCAAGCTGCGTGCTGCGGGTATCGTCGCCGACAGCGGCAGCGCCGACAGCGTGCTGGCGCGTCTGAAGGACAAGGCCAAGTCCTGATTCGCGGGTAATCGCATGTCGGCAGTGCAAGCTGCCGACTGGCCGACAACAGGGATAGGAAAAACATGGAAATCTTCCTGCAGTGCGCCTTGTCGTTCCCCACCGCGCTGTTCAGCTTTCTGCTGTGCGTGGCAATCCTCTACTGGTGCGTCGCTGCGCTGGGCATTCTCGAAGTCGACCTGCTCGATATCGAGGCTGACTCCGCGCTGGACAACCATGCGCTGCAACCGGAGGGCTTCGCCGGGCTGCTGCTGAAGCTGGGCTTGAACGGCGTGCCGGTGACGCTGGTGCTGACCCTGCTGTTCTTCTTCGCCTGGAGCGTCAGCTACTTCGTCGAACTGCTGCTCCTGCGTTATCTGCCGCTGGGCTTGTTGCGTTATCCGCTGGGCCTGGTTGTGGCATTCGCTGCGCTGCTGCTGGCGGTGCCGGTCAGTGCTGCGCTGTGCCGGCCGCTACGCCCGCTGTTTCGCAAGCTGGAAGCCGCCAGCAGCAACTCGGTGCTCGGCCAGACGGCCGTGGTGCGCAGTGGTCGGGTCACCCTGAGCCACGGCGAGGCGGTGCTGGAAAACGGTGGCGCGGGCCTGATCCTGCGTGTGCGTGCCGATGAGGCGCGAGGTTTCAAACGCGGCGACCGCGTCGTGTTGCTGGAGTACCTGGAGGCCGAACATGCCTACCGGGTCATAACTGAGGACGAGTTCAAGGGCTTCTGAGAACCTGTTCAGAATCTGCTGCGCGTCGGCCATACGACGTTAGAAATGCCCTCGGAAAGCCGCTTGCGGCTAACGCCCGTAGGGGCGAGTGGAGCGAGTCATGCTCATTTACTTTTCGTAAACTCCGCTCCCTCGGCCATTTCTGCCTTGTCTGGCTCTAGCTCGCGAGATTTTGAACAGGCTCTACACCCGGAACTCAACCCTGAATCAAAGGAGATTGATTGCAATGAGCCTCGAGCTGCTGATGCCCTTCCTGACCGGTGTGGGTCTGTTCTTTCTACTGATCTTCGGCTTTTTCGTACTGTTCAAAGCCTTTTACATCAAGGTCCCGCAAGGTACGGCGCTGATCGTCAACGACATGTCGTCGACACCCAAGGTGCATTTCACCGGCGCCCTGGTCTACCCGGTGATCTACCTCAAGGAGTTCATGCGCATCTCGCTGATCACCCTGGAAGTGGACCGGCGCGCCAAGGACGGATTGATCTGCAAGGACAATATGCGTGCTGACATTACCGTGGCCTTCTACCTGCGCGTCAACGAGACCCAGGAGGACGTGCTCAAGGTGGCCAAAGCCATCGGTGTGGATCGTGCGTCTGACCGCAGTGCGGTGAACGAGCTGTTCAACGCCAAGTTCTCCGAGGCACTGAAGACCGTCGGCAAGCAGTTCGACTTCGTTCAGCTGTTCGAGAACCGCCAGGAATTTCGCGACCGCATCATTGAGGTGATCGGCAACGATCTCAATGGCTATGTGCTGGAAGACGTGGCCATCGACTATCTGGAGCAGACTGCCAAGAGCTCCCTTGATCCGAGCAACATCCTCGACGCGGCCGGTATCCGCAAGATCACCGAGCTGACCGCTGCGCAGAACGTCATCACCAATGACCTGGAGCGCAACGAAGAGCTGGCGATCAAGAAGAAGAACGTGGAAACCCGCGAGGCGACCCTGGCTCTCGAGCGTCAGCAGGCCGATGCCGAGGCGCGGCAGAAACGTGAGATCGAAACCATCCGCGCCCGCGAAGAAGCCGAGACCCTCAAGGTCAAGGAAGAAGAACGCTTGAAGGCCGAGCAGGCACGCATCACCACCCAGCAGGAACTGGATATCCGCGCCGAGAACCATCAGCGCGAGGTCGAAGTGGCGCAGCAGAACCGCCAGCGTGCGGTGGTTATCGAGGTGGAAAAAGTCACCCGCGCCAAGGACCTGGAAATCGTCTCCCGCGAGCGCGAAGTCGAGCTGCAGCGCATCGAGAAAGAAAAAGCCCTGGAAGTCGAACGCAAGAACATTGCCGGGGTGATTCGCGAGCGTGTGGCGGTCGAGAAAACCGTGGCCCAGGAAGAAGAACGCATCAAGGAAGTGCGTGAGGTTTCTGAGGCCGATCGGGCCAAGCAGGTCATGGTGCTCAACGCCCAGGCCGAAGCCGAGCAGGAGCTGGTGCGCCAGGTCAAACAGGCCGAAGCCGACGAGACCCGCTCCCAGCACAAGGCCGTGGAAATCAACAACCTGGCTCAGGCCGAGCTGGAAGCCGCGGCCAAGCAGGCCGAAGCCAAGAAGAAAATGGCCGAAGGTATCGAAGCCGAGCGCGCTGCGCCGGGTCTGGCCGATGCGCGAGTGCGTGAAGTCACCGCCGCCGCCAAGGAGAAGGAAGGCCTGGCCGAAGCCCGTGTGCATGCCGAACAACTGATTGCTGCGGCCAAGGGCGACCAGGAGAAGGGCATGGCCGAGGCGCGGGTGACCGAAGCCAAGGCTGCCGCCAAGGAAAAAGACGGCCTGGCCGACGCCAAGGTGCTGGAAGAGAAACTCGGCGCCCAGGCGCGCGGCGAAGAGCAGCTCGGTGCGGCCAAGGCCAAAGCCACCCAGGATCTGGGTATGGCCGAAGCCCATGTGTTGCTGGAGCGTCTGAATGCCGAGGCCGAAGGTCTGGGCAAGAAGTTCGGTGCTCTCGATGCACTCAGCGACAACGCCCGCCAGCACGAGGAGTTCCGCATGCAGCTGGAGGCGAACTTCGATGAGGCCATGGCCGCCATCGCCGCCAACAAGGAAATCGCCAAGGACCAGGCCGAAGTGCTCTCGGCGGCGCTGTCCAAGGCGAAGATCGAGATCGTCGGCGGTGAAGGCGACTTCTTCAACTCCTTCGCCAAGTCGCTGTCGGTGGGCAAAGCCATCGAAGGCGTGGTCGGCAAGAGCCCGGTGGTGCAGGACGTGTTGGCCCGACTGCTGAACGGCCGCGTCGGCGAAAGCAAGACGCCGGCGGCGGTAGACAGCGCCAGTACCTGACGGAGCTCGCACCCAGCGTGCTGCATGCTGCTGGGCTGGGTGCGAAATGAACATTTAGGGATGCTTCGTAGAAACTAAAGTGCGCCGGTTAGGCTCGGCGACTCCTCGGGGTCGTCAACCAGCAAGCTGCCGCTGTGTTTTCAAGTGACGCTATGTCCACCTCGATAAATAAGGAAATTACATGCACTGTCCGAAATGCCAGGCCGCTATGGAAAAAGTACCGACGCAGGATGGCGTGATCGATCGCTGCACCGCCTGCAAAGGGCTGTGGTTCAACATGCTCGAACACGAAGACCTCAAGCCCTATGCCAAGCAGTTAGATGTAGGCAGCGCCGAATCGGGCCGCATGCACAACACCAACGATCGTATCGATTGCCCGGCATGTGCCAATAGTCCGATGACGCGCATGGTCGACCCTGGTCAGCCGCATATCTGGTTCGAGCGCTGCCCAACCTGCTTTGGCAGCTTCTTTGACGCCGGCGAGTTTCGCGATTTGGCATCGACTAGCTTGAGCGACTTCTTCAAGCGCTTCTCGTTAACGGCGCGCCACTAGCGGTCGTTTTTTGTCGACGCAGGCGCAAGCCAGTGTTGCAGATTTGTACTCCCCCACTAGGAAGCCTTATGTCAGAACCACGGGATTATCTGGAAATGTCGTTTCGCTCGATTCAGTGCTTTGCCAATGACGGCCGCCTGGACGTGCAGGAACTGGGTGCTCTGCTGGGTGTTGCCGAGCGCGACGGGGTGATTGATGACAATGAAGTTCGCGTGCTGAAGAAGATCATCGCTCAGATCAAGCCCGAAGAGCTCGATCAGGCGATGCGCGAAAAACTTGCCGAAATTGCCCAAAAGATTGGTGCCTAAACCAAGGGTAGATTCGCCTTCGGGGCCGGCTGAAGCCGGCCCCAAGCCTCGTCCCACCTTGCTAGCAGACAGCGCAGATTCAGGAAGACCACGATGTCGGATGCTCCAGCCGTAG encodes:
- a CDS encoding PspA/IM30 family protein, whose amino-acid sequence is MNVWSKLLTALRGGANEVGEAVVDGQALRILDQEIRDADLELRKSKEALAEIMAKQKLAADRAEKSATKVAEYEQYALKALEADNEALAKEVAGKIANLEVELASEREQADGYAASVAQLRKAVSQAEANIKRLKQQVDTVKATESVQKAQMAVAQRYGGSQAKLHTAVESLERIKLKQAERAAVMEATAELAEAVSLDDSLEAKLRAAGIVADSGSADSVLARLKDKAKS
- a CDS encoding YjfI family protein translates to MESKSSAHYQRLFRQRLREQGLVKKEVWILPEHAHVLAALERKLRQPQSGLASMEKEGDMSMPQVWTAQALFEALSTAELFTDGRAAVELIDGADASLHVTMREYGDLPLFIAVFGEQIIVEALLWPLADVRDAAAFNEEVLRSHKLFPLSCIGLETLPDGQACYTMFGALSASSILANVVQEIELLADNVIKATEAYEGFLKASA
- a CDS encoding OB-fold-containig protein, which encodes MEIFLQCALSFPTALFSFLLCVAILYWCVAALGILEVDLLDIEADSALDNHALQPEGFAGLLLKLGLNGVPVTLVLTLLFFFAWSVSYFVELLLLRYLPLGLLRYPLGLVVAFAALLLAVPVSAALCRPLRPLFRKLEAASSNSVLGQTAVVRSGRVTLSHGEAVLENGGAGLILRVRADEARGFKRGDRVVLLEYLEAEHAYRVITEDEFKGF
- a CDS encoding flotillin family protein — protein: MSLELLMPFLTGVGLFFLLIFGFFVLFKAFYIKVPQGTALIVNDMSSTPKVHFTGALVYPVIYLKEFMRISLITLEVDRRAKDGLICKDNMRADITVAFYLRVNETQEDVLKVAKAIGVDRASDRSAVNELFNAKFSEALKTVGKQFDFVQLFENRQEFRDRIIEVIGNDLNGYVLEDVAIDYLEQTAKSSLDPSNILDAAGIRKITELTAAQNVITNDLERNEELAIKKKNVETREATLALERQQADAEARQKREIETIRAREEAETLKVKEEERLKAEQARITTQQELDIRAENHQREVEVAQQNRQRAVVIEVEKVTRAKDLEIVSREREVELQRIEKEKALEVERKNIAGVIRERVAVEKTVAQEEERIKEVREVSEADRAKQVMVLNAQAEAEQELVRQVKQAEADETRSQHKAVEINNLAQAELEAAAKQAEAKKKMAEGIEAERAAPGLADARVREVTAAAKEKEGLAEARVHAEQLIAAAKGDQEKGMAEARVTEAKAAAKEKDGLADAKVLEEKLGAQARGEEQLGAAKAKATQDLGMAEAHVLLERLNAEAEGLGKKFGALDALSDNARQHEEFRMQLEANFDEAMAAIAANKEIAKDQAEVLSAALSKAKIEIVGGEGDFFNSFAKSLSVGKAIEGVVGKSPVVQDVLARLLNGRVGESKTPAAVDSAST
- a CDS encoding zf-TFIIB domain-containing protein, coding for MHCPKCQAAMEKVPTQDGVIDRCTACKGLWFNMLEHEDLKPYAKQLDVGSAESGRMHNTNDRIDCPACANSPMTRMVDPGQPHIWFERCPTCFGSFFDAGEFRDLASTSLSDFFKRFSLTARH